CAATCGTTATACCTGACCAAATGCGAAAAATGCGAACAAAAGACCCAGGCGCAGGCTTTTCTCTGGCGCAAAGGGGACGAAGCGCCGTATGCGAAAGTTTACGAATGCAAACAATGTGGTGACTCGGGGGAAAGACCCGCAACGGAGGAGGACAGGGAAAGTGCAAAACGGCTTGCCTCGACGGATACACTGCACCGAACGCGCCTTTTCGAGCGGGTGGTTTCACTTAAGGATGAAGACCGTTTCTATGCCGAGGAAGCCATCGAGCATTATCAACCGCGCCCATTGTATGTCATCGGCACGATCCTGAACCGGCTCGATGGCATGAATCTTTCTCCAAACCGCAAACGCGCATTGACCGCGCTCCTGCTGCTGGCTTTCGATGCGGGCAACTCGCTTTGGGCGCACCCGGCGGAACGTCCGCGCCCGAAGCAGTTATCCACGCCGAATCAATACCGCGAGGATAATCTTTGGATGATGCTCGAGCGTGGAGTCGGTTTGTTTGCAGGCTCAGGCTCACCCGTCCCGCTCGAGGCGTGGCCGAAAAAAATTCCCGAAACGGGCGGGATATGCATCTATGACGGCCGTCTCAAAGACCTTGCGCATGAAGTCAAACGGGAGATTCCCATCGCGGCCGTGATCGGTTCCATCCCAAGACCAAACCAGGCGTTCTGGACTCTTTCGGCGTTGTGGGCGGGATGGCTTTGGGGCAGGGATGCGGTCGAGCCGTACAAGATCGCATTGCGGCGCAGAAGGTACGATTGGGCATGGAACGCGACCGCGTTGTACGCGATGTTCAGCCATTTGAACGAACTACTCGCAGACGGTGTGCCGGTCTTTGGTGTTCTGCCCGAACCCGAAGCGCCTTTCATGACCTCGGCGTTGACGGCGGCGCAGGCGGCGGGATTTGTCCTGGAAAGTGTCGCATTGCGTACCGCGCTCGACCCTGTGCAGATCGTTTGGAAGAGCGGGAGCAAACTGCAGCCGGCGCCGATGGAGATCGAAACCATACGGAAAGCGATGCGCGAATTTTTATCCGCGCGCGGCGAACCGGCGGGGTATCTTCATCTGCACACGGCGGGATTGATCGCGCTGGCGCAGGCAAATGCGTTGAAACAGGCTGAAGACGAGTTCGATACGGCATTGCGCAAAACTCACAACGCGATGGAAGAAGCTTTGAAGGAAGGGGATGGGTTCTTCCATTACTCGACGGGGGAAGGCGTGGATACAGGGATGTGGGGCTTGGTCTCTGGTCTCGATACGGGACGGAAGAGCGCCATCCCTACTCGACCATCAAAGAATGAGGAGTCGCTTTCAGATAAAGTGGAAGTTGCGGTTGTGACCTATTTGCAGAAGAACCCCAATGCGATCTATCTTGAAGTGGAAGGGGAGTTGAACAATCAGTTCCCGGGGCTGATGACGCCATCCAAGGCGTTGATCTATGCGGTCCTGAATTCGTATGCAGAAAAAGACGGCGGGAGCTGGACCCTCCGCAGGGAGGATTTCGCCTCTGCGCGCCGCGACGAAATGGAAAAGGTTTTCGATCTGCTTGAAGAGATCGGTAAACGCCTCGATTACGGTTCGAAGCGGGATCATCCGGTATTGACATGGCTCGAGAAAGGCAAGCCTGTCCGTAGGTTCCATGTCCTCGCTTCCGCCCTGGTCCACCGCGCGTTGGAAAAGGCGGACGGGCAAACCGTCATCGTCTTTCCCGGCGGTCGCGCGGCGCTTGTGGCGTATAAACAGGAGCGAGACCCGTCATTGAAGGAGGGGTTGAAAAAACACCGCCTGGTAAAATACCGCACGCTGCGCGGCTTGCTCGAACTCCCCATTCTCACGCGCGAGACATTCGATGAACAGATCACCAGCGACCCGGTGGAAAAGGCGGTCGGGCAGATGATGATGTTTTAATTTGACATGTAGGGGTTCGAATCTGCAGAACCTGATCATGCTTCCATGGGTTTCCCGGGAGAGGTAAAGCAAAAGGATGCACATTTCCCCTCTTTGCTTTCGAGCCGGATTCTGCTTCCATGAAATTCAACAAAACAAAAAACGGGGAAAGATTAGCCTGGATGGGAAAGAAAACTATTCGATTGCCACGTCAATCAAAACCCGTGCGGCTTCGGCAAGATGCGCGGCGGGATTCTCCGCCCCGAACATGCGCGATGCCATGTAGGCGCCGTCCATCAAGAGAAAAAGCTGGTCGGCAAGGATGTCAGGCTTTTTAGCGCCCGCTTCCTTTGCCAGTTGACGGAATTTCACGCGGACGGATTGTTTATGCTCGATTGCCACCTGATGACCAGGGTAGTCAGTCTCAGGATATTCGGTCGCCACGTTGAGAAACGGACAACCGTAACAGGCGGGGGTATTTACATACTCCTGCAATGACTCAAAGAATGCCAGCAGTTTTTCGCGCGGCGTGGCAGCGTCTTTTGTGATTTGCTCAAAGCCGTTCCAAAAGACCTCGTTGCTGTCTCTGAGAAATGCGGTGATCAAGTCATCCTTCGAGGGGTAGTGGCGGTAGAGGGTCATCTTGCCGATGCCCGATTCGGCGGCGAGGGTGTCCACGCCGATGGCGCGGTAGCCATGCTGGTAGAACATCCGCGCGGCGGTTTGAAAGACCTTATCTTTTGGAGCAGTCTCTTTTTTCATGGCATTTTCCTCTTGACACGATACAGGTTTGTATCGTATGATGGGGCGTGTTCGATACAGGTCTGTATCGTAGCATATTTCTGGAAAAATCACAAGGAGATAAACATGAAATACGGAGTTTTTGGAACTGGCATGGTCGGGCTGGCGATCGCGAATCGGCTGGTGGAGTTGGGTCACGAGGCGATGATCGGGACGAGGGAACCGTCGAAGAGCGGGGACAAGTTGAAGTCGAAGAATGAAGCGGTGAAGGTCGGCACGTTTGCGGAATCCGCCGCGTTCGGCGATATCCTGTTCAATGCTACAAACGGCGCGGGATCGCTCGAGGCGTTGAAGCTGGCGGGCGAGTCGAACCTCAATGGCAAGGTTTTGGTGGATATTTCCAACCCGCTTGATTTTTCGAAAGGCATGCCGCCTTCGTTATCGGTGAGCAATACGGATTCGCTTGGCGAGCAGATCCAACGGACATATCCGAATTTGAAAGTGGTGA
This portion of the Anaerolineales bacterium genome encodes:
- a CDS encoding TetR/AcrR family transcriptional regulator, coding for MKKETAPKDKVFQTAARMFYQHGYRAIGVDTLAAESGIGKMTLYRHYPSKDDLITAFLRDSNEVFWNGFEQITKDAATPREKLLAFFESLQEYVNTPACYGCPFLNVATEYPETDYPGHQVAIEHKQSVRVKFRQLAKEAGAKKPDILADQLFLLMDGAYMASRMFGAENPAAHLAEAARVLIDVAIE
- a CDS encoding NAD(P)-binding domain-containing protein; amino-acid sequence: MKYGVFGTGMVGLAIANRLVELGHEAMIGTREPSKSGDKLKSKNEAVKVGTFAESAAFGDILFNATNGAGSLEALKLAGESNLNGKVLVDISNPLDFSKGMPPSLSVSNTDSLGEQIQRTYPNLKVVKSLNTVTAAIMVNPRSVADGEHHVFVSGNDAGAKDTAIGILKEFGWIHILDLGDITTARGTEMYLPIWLRMWGALGTGMFNVKIMK